GACGAACTTCGTGTCCGACGGGCCGCGGGCGGTCATCCTCTTGGACGGCCTCGAGTACCTGATGATCAACAACGACTTCCCCCGCATCCTGCACTTCCTCGAGTACGTGAACGAGCAGGTCGCCATGAAGCGGGCGGTCCTGATCCTCAGCGTGGACGACCGCGCGTTCGAGCCCAAGGAGCTCGCCCTCATCGAGCGGAACACGGTCACCCTGGAGTGAGCCAGAACCTATATACCGAGGCCCTCCATCGACGCTCCCTCCATGTTCGAAATCCTCGAGCACGGAGGCCTTGGCCGCCTCGGTCTCTGGACGCATGCGGACCGCGACCTCCGGACGCCGACGGTTCTCTTCGTCGATCGGGACACGGCGCCCGCGCCCGCGTTCGCCGAGGTCCTGGCCGTCCGTCGTCGAACCCCGGATCCGCGGCCCCAGATTCGGGTCGGCGGGAGCATCTTCCTTCCCCGGCCGGTCGAGTCCCCGTGGGACCTGCCTCCCGGGAAGGGGCTGCCGCGGTCCGTCTCCGAGATCGAGCGGCCCGCTCCCCTGGCATCGGGACCTCTCGCCCTGCTCACGTCCGACGAGGACCGCGCCGCCGGAGCGGACGCCGAGGCGATCTTCCTCGCGAACGGTCCGGAGTTCGCGCGCGACCCTCGGGACTTCACGGCGGCCGTGGCGGGCGCGCGGGAGGAACTCGGACCCGCGAAGGTCCTCGCAGTCACCGGCCTCGCGTCCCCCTCGAACTTGGCGATCCTGGTCTATGCGGGAATCGATCTCGCGGACTCGAGTCGGGTGGTCTTGGACGCTGCTCGGGGAATCTTCCACACCGCGGACGGCGCGGTCCCCCTCGCCGAGGCGGACCGAGGCGCGTGCGGATGCGCGGCCTGCGCGGCGGGCCTGGACCTGAGGGCCCACAACGAACTCGCGCTGCACCGGGAGCTGCTTTTGGTCCGGAACCATCTCCTCCACGGCCGGCTGCGGGAACTCGTGGAACGGCGGCTCGCGAACGACCCCTGGAACACCGCCGTGCTCCGGCATCTCGATCGACGCCACGCGGACCTCCTGGAGTCGTACACCCCGGTCGCGGGCGGCGAGGTCCTCGCCTACTCCCACGAGTCGCTCACCCGCCCCGAGGTCGTGCGCTTCCGCCGCCGCGTCCAAGAGCGGTACGCGAAGCCCCCGTCCGCGAGAGTCCTCCTCCTGCTCCCGTGCTCGGCCCGCAAGCCCTACTCCTCGAGCCGCAGCCACCGGAGGTTCCGCGACGCGATCTTGGCGTCCCCTAACCCGTCCGCGATTCACGAGGTCATCGTCACGTCGCCGCTCGGGCTCGTCCCGCGGGAGCTCGAGCGCTTCTATCCCGCGCGGGCGTACGACATCCCCGTGACGGGCGACTGGAACCGCGACGAGGCCGCCATGGTGTCCGAGGACCTCCGGGCCTACCTCGCGGCGAATCCCTACGATGCGGTCGTAGCCCATCTGGGCGCGGAAGCCCCGATCGTCCGCGAAGTGCTGCCGGAGGCGCGGTTCACCGCGGAGGGCCGACCCACCTCGGACGAATCGCTCGGCAGCCTCGCGAAGACCCTGCGTGAGGTCACGGCACCGCTTCCCGCGATCTCCCGGGGCCGTCGCTTCGCCGAGGAGCTCGCGAACATCGCCCGCTTCCAGTTCGGGGAGTCCGGGCGGACGCTCGTCGAGGGCTCGGAGTTCCGGGGTCGCTTCCCGAACGTCCACGTGCGGAAGGGGGGCGCCCAGGTTGCCATGCTCACGGACCGGGGATTGCTCTCTCTGACCCTCGAGGGGGGGCAGGTCCTCTCCGGCAAGGATGCGTACTGCGTGGACATTGAGGACTTCGTGCCCAAGGGGAACATCTTCGCGGTGGGCGTCACCGCGGCGTCTCCGGAGATCCGCGTGGGCGACGACGTCGTCGTGCGCCATAGCAAGGACGTGCGGGCCGTGGGGACCGCCCGATTGAACGGGCGCGAGATGAGCGACGCCGAGCGCGGCGAGGCGGTCCATGTCCGGCACGTGGTCGAACGGCCTCAGGCCTAGACCCCCGCGGCACCGGGGCGGCGGCCCATCCAGCGCCCCCACGGGCACTCCTCGGGAAGTACGATACGTGTGACGGCCCTTCTGAGCCCGGGGATGTCATGTCCGTCTCGGCCCGGTCCACGCATCGCCTCCTGGAGTGGTTCTTGGTCACCGCCGCGGCGGCCGTCCTCGGCACGCTCGCGGCTGCCCAGATCGGGACCTTTTCGGACGCGGCGCGGACGCAGGCCCTCGTCGCCTCGTGCATCCTCCTCGGTCTTGCGTGGTCCATCGGAGGCTGGATCCTGGCCCCGTCCGTGGAGACGTACCTCGGGCAGGGAGCCTTGGAGGGCCGCCCGGTGATTGGCCCGAGCTTCGCGAACCCGGAGCGCAACCGCCCGGTGCTCGAAGACCTCGGGGGAAAACTCGCGGGGTCGACCGATGTGGGGATCGCCGCGGCCGTCTTGGGGTTCCTGCTCATGTTCACGGGTGGGCTGACGTACGTCCTGCCGTGGGCGGGACTCGTGGCGCTGGGCGTGCTCCTCGCTTCCGCGGCGGGGCTCTTCGTGGTCACCGGGCTTCCGCGGCGTCCTCGCGCCGCGACCTGAGCCCGTCCGTGGTCCCTCCGAATCCTTAAGCCGCCGGCCTTCCCTGGCCGCCGCAGGTGGCCCTCATTCCGGACCCCGCTACCGCGGGGCTCTATGCTGCGGTCGTGTTCCTGATCACGCTGGGCGTCCTCGTCGTGTTCGTGGAGACCGTGGCCTTCCGGCGCTTCGTCGTCGTCGTTGTGGCCGCCCTAGCCCTCGCCCTTCTGCTCGTCCTCCTGGGGGAGTGGGGGCTCTCCCTCCTGCCCGCGGGGTTTGGCGGAGCCTTCATCGCCAACCATATCTTCGAGTGGCTCACGACGAGGTGACGCGGCCTTCCTGCGGCAGCCCGGGCAAAGCTAGAAGTCCGCGCGGGCCTCTAGCGGATCGGGAGCGATGGGCATGAGGGAGCTACGGGTGTCGCGGCCGCTCCTCGCGCTCGGCTGCGGCGTCCTGGCTGCATCCACGCTGGCGGCCGCCATCGCGGTCTTCTTCGCCCCGGACCTGCGGGTTTGGCTTGGCGCCGCGTTTTTCCTCGGAGCCGTGGTCTGGGCCATTCTCGCCTACGCCGCGGGGGGCAACGTCGGAACGTGGGAGGCGCCCACGTTCCTCAGCAGTCTCACGGGAGTCGATCCCACGCACGTGGCCGACCTGTCGAAGAAGATGTCCGGACCGCGGTCCGATGTCATGCTGTTCGCGGGAGTGAACGCCCTGCTGCTCTTCCTGGCGGCTGTCCTCATCAACCTCATCGTTGGCGCGCCCTTTCTGGTCCTCCTGGTCGCTACCGTGGCCACGGCGGTCCTGTTGACGAAGGGTGGCTCTCGGCCCTTCGCGGTGCGTTCGGGCCCGTGAGTACTTTCACCCCCCCAGGGAGTTACTTTCACCCACCTCCCCTCGGTCCCGCGCTTTATACGTCCTCGGTCATCGGAGCGGCGTGGCAAGTGCGGCGAACATGACCGTGGTGGTCGACATGATGACGTACGAGGACACCAGCTGGCAGGACGTGTACGCGTCGTACGGATGCTCCCTGTCCATGGACGCATCCGACGACGATGGCTAAGGCTCGCATCCATCCCATCTCGATCGGCGGGACGGGTCGCCTCGCGCCCGCCGGTCACCCTTATTTTTCTGCAACTTGATTGGCGACTCAGTCTGCGCGGAAAGGTTAAAACGAGCCCGCTCGCTTGCGCCGGATGCGCGCGGGTAGTCTAACGGTAGGACCTAGGCCTTCCAAGCCTATAACGCGGGTTCAACTCCCGCCCCGCGCACTGCGGTGTCAGGCTTCTGCCCTCTCGGCGTCGCGGCGCATCCGTGACGTGCTCTCGTTCACGATCGCATCGAGTTCGTTGATTGCTTCGACGAGTTCGCTCACGTCCTCGCCCGCGTTCTCGAGGTCGCGCGCAATCCCACGCACGTCCCGGAGGGTGTGCTCCGCGAGCCAGTCACGCGTTCGCTTCCGCATCTTGATCGGGTCGATCGGTCCCTTCTTCGGCACGGAATCCCATCCCTGTCCGACGATTGTCCGCCGCATGGTCCGAAGGCGTATTTAGCCTCTCGCGCCCACCCGCGCGCGAGTTGACAAACGCTGGCCGGAGCCGCGGCTACCGCCGCCGTCGGAGGACAAGGAAGCCGAGGAGACCGACGACCACGGGCACCCCAATCCACGCCACGACCACCAGGATTTGCGACGCCATGCCGGGACCGGGCGCCGGAGGAGCGGGCGAGGACCACGCGAGCGCGAACACGCCATTCCCGTTCCCCGCCACGGCGGACGCCACGAGGAATGCCGAGGTCGCGTGGGAGGCAGGCAGATCGACGCTCACAACGCTCGAGGTCGTCACGTTGGCCTGGCTCACGGGGAGAAGCCGATCGTCGTACACCGCGAGGCGGATGGCCTGCGCGCTTTCGAGGGAGACCGTGAGGTCGATGTGGGCACTGGCCGGGCGCAGGAACGCACTCATGGTTGCGTTGTCCGGGAAGGTCTGGATGGAGCCACTCGTGAAGTCCCATCCCAGCGCGGCCCGACCGTGGCCGGTGAGGGTGATCGCATAGTTCCCCCCGGCGAGGGAGACCATGGACGCCGCGGAGCCCGAGCCGTTCGTCTGGGCCGCGGGCGATCCGTTGTACGTGACCCGGGCGTCGACGAAGCTCGACGCGTCGTCCGTGGCCACGACCAGGAAGTACGTCCCGCCGCCCGCGAGGGAAAATGTCGCGTTCGAGGCGCCGTTCACGACGAAGATCCCGGTGCCCAGCTCCGGCGCAGGCTGGGCGTGTGCGGGCGCGGGCAGGGCGCCGAGGACCAGGGTCGCGGCCAGGAGGACTGCTGCCGCCACAACGAGGTGGCGGCCGCGGCCGGACGGCGGGAGCGGACGCATGGGACTCAGGAGATGGACGGGCTCCGGGGCCAAGAACGTTTCCCGGCCGCGTACGCGCCCATGCTTTGACGATAGGTATAAAGCCGCCTTGTTCCATGTCGGCCATTTGTCAGACACGCCCCGGGCTCGGGGCGTGGCCGGTGGGATGATAGGGATGGCACTCCTCCCTGACCTTCTCGATCGAGAGGGACGGGTCCTCGACAGAGTCAAGAAACTCGCGGCATCCGGCGACGCGCTCTCCCAGCGCGGCTCCGGCCGTCGTGCGGTGACCGCCTACGAGCGTGCCTTGGTCCTCCTCGAAGCCCAGGTCGGCAGCGGGACGCGGCGCACGGACGATTGGTGCGAGGCGTATGCGCGGGTGGGCGCGGGCGCCCTGCGAGTCGGCGCCTTGGATGCGGCCCAGGTGGCCGCGGCGCGCGCCCTGGGGTTCAACGGATCCAACGTGCGCGCCCTCGCGTGCCAGGGAGACGTCCTCACGGCGCAAGGCAAAGCCGCCGACGCCCTGCCCTACTACGACGCTGCCCTCCGGGTGAACCCGAAGGCGAAGGGCGTGTGGGAGCGGAAGGGGGACGCCCACGTCGCCCTCCAACAGGCACCCGAGGCGGTCCGCGCGTTCGTCCAGGCCGTGAACCTCCAGCCCGACGACGTGGATGGGTACGCACGGCTCCTCGCCCTGATTCCGAACGACGTGGACATGTGGGTGCGCAAGGGCGACGCGCACCGGCGCCTCGGACAGTTCGAGGACGCGAACGAGGCGTACGACCGGGCGCTCCACATTGCCGCGGACCGGAAGGAAGCCCTCGAGGGGAAGGCGCAGGTCTACCTCGCGCTGCACCAGACGGAGCGGGCGCTCCGGTGCCTCGACCGCATCCTGCAGGTCGACCCGTACGACCCGGACGCCTGGCGGAACCGCGGCGACGTCCTCGCCGCCGGCGGCACGTCGGACGAGGCGATCCGCTCCTACGATGAATCCCTCCGGAACCGAGATGGCGACCCGCTCACCTGGAAGGCGAAGGCCCTGCTGCTGAAGAAGCTCGGCCGCCAGCTCGACGCGGTCGCGGCGTACGACCGCGCGATCGCCCTGACCCCGAAGGTCCTCGACCTGCACGTGGGGCGGCTGGAGTCCGTGCGCAGCCTGGCGAAGTGGGACGAGGTGCTCAAGGAGTGCGGTCGCGTCCTGGCCTTGGATCCCCGTCACGCGTTGGCGCTGTACACGCGGGCGGAGGCGTTCCTCGCCGTGGGCCGGAAGGATGAAGCGCTTGCCGCCTTGGACGAGTTCCTGGCCGTCGAGCCCCAGTCCTACGACGGACACGACCTCAAGCGGCAGCTCCTCCTTGGGGCGGAACGGTGGCCCGAGCTCGTCGCCACGTGCGACGCCATCCTCTCCCTGCAACCCCACAACGTCCGCGCCCTGAAGGACCGGGGCCGTGCGCTCCTAGCCCAAGGCAAGGCCCAGGAGGCACACGACACGTTCGACCAGGTCCTGGTCCTGCAACCGGACGACCTCGACGCGCTCCGCGGCGAGCGGGACGCACTCCGAAGGGCGACGTCGCCCAAGGTCCTGCTCCGGACCTGCGACGCGATCCTCTCCCGGGATCCGAAGGACGCGGGCACCTGGATCGTGAAGGGGGAGGTCCATGCCGCGCTCGACCAGAAGGCGGAGGCGCTCGAGGCGTACGACACCGTCCTGCGCCTCGATCCGCGCAACGCGGGCGCCTGGGCGCACAAGGCCTCGCTCCTGCTCGCCCTGGATCGGCACGAGGAGGCCGTCCACGCGTACGAGGCGGCCCTCGACGCGAACCCCGCCGACGCGGGCCTGTGGTACGAGAAGGCGCGCGCCCAGTTTCATCTTAAGACGTTCTCGGATGCGGCGGACTCCCTCGACCGGGCGACCCGGTACGCCCCGGACGACGCGAAGGCGTGGTTCCTCCTGGGCCTCTCCCTCCAGGGCGCCAAGCGGTTCGAGCAGGGCGTGAGCGCCTTCGACCGCACGCTCGCATTGGATCCCAAGCACGCCCGCGCGTTCTACGGGAAGGGTGTGTGCCTGCACTCCCTGAAGCGCTACGAGGAGGCGATCGCGGCGTACGGACAAGCCGCAACCCTCGATTCCGCGCTCACCGCCGCCGCGGTGAATCAGGGCGCGTGCCTCCTGGTCCTCCACCGGTACGAGGAAGCCCTGGCCGTGTTCGGCCGCGTCCTCGCCGCGGACCCGAAGAATCACGAAGCGACCCTGGGCAGCTGCGACGCCCTCGAAGCCCTGGGCAAGACCGCGGAGGCGCTCGCGGCCTGTGCCCGGCTCACCGCGCTCGATCCCAAGGAGGTCGAGGGTTGGGCGCGTCGCGCCCGCCTCGCCCACGTAGCCGGGGACGACAAGGACGCCCTGGCGTCCATCAACCGCGCCTCGAGCCTCGCGCCCCAGCGCGCGGACCTCCTTCGCTTGAAGCGCGAGGTCCTCGTCGCCTCGGACGCCCACAAGGCCGTGGTCGACGCGTGCGACCGACTCCTG
The nucleotide sequence above comes from Thermoplasmata archaeon. Encoded proteins:
- a CDS encoding tetratricopeptide repeat protein; translated protein: MALLPDLLDREGRVLDRVKKLAASGDALSQRGSGRRAVTAYERALVLLEAQVGSGTRRTDDWCEAYARVGAGALRVGALDAAQVAAARALGFNGSNVRALACQGDVLTAQGKAADALPYYDAALRVNPKAKGVWERKGDAHVALQQAPEAVRAFVQAVNLQPDDVDGYARLLALIPNDVDMWVRKGDAHRRLGQFEDANEAYDRALHIAADRKEALEGKAQVYLALHQTERALRCLDRILQVDPYDPDAWRNRGDVLAAGGTSDEAIRSYDESLRNRDGDPLTWKAKALLLKKLGRQLDAVAAYDRAIALTPKVLDLHVGRLESVRSLAKWDEVLKECGRVLALDPRHALALYTRAEAFLAVGRKDEALAALDEFLAVEPQSYDGHDLKRQLLLGAERWPELVATCDAILSLQPHNVRALKDRGRALLAQGKAQEAHDTFDQVLVLQPDDLDALRGERDALRRATSPKVLLRTCDAILSRDPKDAGTWIVKGEVHAALDQKAEALEAYDTVLRLDPRNAGAWAHKASLLLALDRHEEAVHAYEAALDANPADAGLWYEKARAQFHLKTFSDAADSLDRATRYAPDDAKAWFLLGLSLQGAKRFEQGVSAFDRTLALDPKHARAFYGKGVCLHSLKRYEEAIAAYGQAATLDSALTAAAVNQGACLLVLHRYEEALAVFGRVLAADPKNHEATLGSCDALEALGKTAEALAACARLTALDPKEVEGWARRARLAHVAGDDKDALASINRASSLAPQRADLLRLKREVLVASDAHKAVVDACDRLLELDPRDADAVREKALAYERMGKVDQALETFDVAARLDPMDRRLWNARGSTLARLARWDEAIQAFDRSLSLNPGDRFAIAAKGRALLEQGRTPDALNVFEDGLVLEHDNLDFLNGKAVCAAEQAHYDDALSLVTSVFQKDPNNYDAYRTKGLCLLRTGHPDDALVCFDMVLKARPKDVHVLTWKGEALQASERHPDALKAFEAALESEGGSADAWRGKGMVHLKLEQFSEAADAMAHATETKAGDKALWYMRGFCEERAGNWEAAAESYDRATRLDARDKAYWNSKALALLHLKRFEESLKAFDAALALDPAYEPAIEGRKTAEIRLHLAAIEAHAERVVRFEQQMHRPATREEIFKYCSVPLESLDEVIKYVNEPAPLAPENIAPEDLRKYEAVGASLLAHRPDLDAIRLTDVSAALPRVDLEEAREIWGYLDWIRDAPLEPTPEWHNDDLIRQALDLPKEEWNLVDLAKELRLGPYEAKKLEVSLKIFNGGGYRITTKQPPEAPRHRKVSSDVRPSAPVIETTEAESEGPEDEEDTADVLTPKKAAKAKSEEEAPTRCSAHKLLGTQKHACGTWLCKACLEGGAECPGCHEPLGGPKPKAAEKHEADPARDFSRL
- the arcS gene encoding archaeosine synthase subunit alpha; amino-acid sequence: MFEILEHGGLGRLGLWTHADRDLRTPTVLFVDRDTAPAPAFAEVLAVRRRTPDPRPQIRVGGSIFLPRPVESPWDLPPGKGLPRSVSEIERPAPLASGPLALLTSDEDRAAGADAEAIFLANGPEFARDPRDFTAAVAGAREELGPAKVLAVTGLASPSNLAILVYAGIDLADSSRVVLDAARGIFHTADGAVPLAEADRGACGCAACAAGLDLRAHNELALHRELLLVRNHLLHGRLRELVERRLANDPWNTAVLRHLDRRHADLLESYTPVAGGEVLAYSHESLTRPEVVRFRRRVQERYAKPPSARVLLLLPCSARKPYSSSRSHRRFRDAILASPNPSAIHEVIVTSPLGLVPRELERFYPARAYDIPVTGDWNRDEAAMVSEDLRAYLAANPYDAVVAHLGAEAPIVREVLPEARFTAEGRPTSDESLGSLAKTLREVTAPLPAISRGRRFAEELANIARFQFGESGRTLVEGSEFRGRFPNVHVRKGGAQVAMLTDRGLLSLTLEGGQVLSGKDAYCVDIEDFVPKGNIFAVGVTAASPEIRVGDDVVVRHSKDVRAVGTARLNGREMSDAERGEAVHVRHVVERPQA
- a CDS encoding DUF835 domain-containing protein, whose product is TNFVSDGPRAVILLDGLEYLMINNDFPRILHFLEYVNEQVAMKRAVLILSVDDRAFEPKELALIERNTVTLE